In a genomic window of Nitrososphaerota archaeon:
- a CDS encoding putative CRISPR-associated protein, whose translation MVSELHLFTVGVSILQNFGRSDVGKEFSGSDGWYRLPPDSPEQQKFISWARRGERVFDTVLRFVDSDPRRASAELNAFYRFESLAGAAEREVALLATDTGTGLFCARVLEAHLESRGYRVREPIVVRGFGLGYDFFEDALASLMDTIAKTVGKRGDRVYLNATGGFKPETTFAVIAALLHGVRGIYYIHESFQDVVILPAPPLQIEASYLEKLRMLGAEGKQKYLLLDAFGWSEPFISELADRQLVELKSGKVIPRRWIRPLL comes from the coding sequence ATGGTTAGCGAGCTCCACCTGTTTACTGTTGGTGTTTCTATTCTTCAGAATTTCGGTAGGAGTGATGTTGGGAAGGAGTTTAGTGGCTCTGATGGTTGGTATAGGCTTCCACCGGACTCCCCTGAGCAGCAGAAGTTTATATCTTGGGCTAGGAGGGGTGAGAGGGTCTTCGATACCGTACTCAGATTTGTTGACAGCGACCCTAGGAGGGCTAGCGCTGAGCTCAACGCGTTCTACAGGTTTGAGAGCCTCGCTGGTGCTGCTGAGAGGGAGGTCGCTCTACTCGCCACAGACACCGGTACCGGGCTCTTCTGCGCTAGGGTGTTGGAGGCGCACCTTGAGTCTAGGGGTTATAGGGTGAGGGAGCCGATCGTGGTTAGGGGCTTTGGGCTGGGCTACGACTTCTTCGAAGACGCCTTAGCTTCGCTGATGGATACGATAGCCAAGACCGTGGGTAAGCGTGGCGATAGGGTGTATCTGAATGCCACAGGGGGCTTCAAACCCGAGACAACATTCGCCGTGATAGCCGCGCTCCTACACGGGGTCAGAGGGATCTACTACATACACGAATCATTCCAAGATGTGGTCATACTACCAGCACCACCACTCCAGATAGAAGCAAGCTACCTAGAGAAGCTGAGGATGCTCGGCGCTGAAGGGAAGCAGAAGTATCTGCTCCTAGACGCATTCGGCTGGAGCGAACCCTTCATCAGCGAGCTCGCCGATAGGCAGCTCGTGGAGCTAAAATCAGGTAAGGTTATTCCTAGAAGGTGGATCAGACCACTCCTTTAA
- a CDS encoding HD domain-containing protein, which translates to MTLYEVKDKDVESWRKAIEGLKTFLEKVSKYIQLVAVEPVKRLELLADMISLYFKLPLIEEPLPTITYSPLKLYMISRWMTAPRISVEEWISDLYTYAENSIKAFDEFCKEKEGKEIFEIFDGELNKAVRKSWLFLPSDTRPGLNISSLIPHLLLTSSITWCESVNRRLEREEAAVLRIAALLHDVGKPFNYKEHYEVSSHIAEELTKQLPLQENHRNKIIKYVKEHHRDEKVPPLDLLVKADHFASAIDRITNIAKKLVGDRINELAAQFSLDPKNAYGVGARSWEFWRKIGEDAERFKILCEVFINKLRELSDKKEFKEIIAEERDEENVVRDVSLCYIDIGGIQDFIMRTRELRCVAASSLLVDYATVAYIPLLLQLELEREPKVWLPFESFLYNLGGVVLFVAPTKLADQLEQKWDAIRRRFEGYFDLYFAHTPLSTSYYKTYGRLYSEMALKKITSQPLRESARRLLQRSGARELCQKCYSEPAVKQTEFGEKFCELCSKLYELGSEMHFGKRWQSEFTVGGSQVKPEECFNIAYDELIKRQYDIMYFIAGHSREEIEGRERKRNIALIKVDGNLMGVFFAKSISIADAVERSARVDLALKEAFEDATSRILKAVSGVDGVTAKQTIAALKLGLLYMGGDDALIICPSWVALPLAVDIARAFNEKMGGECSLSVGLVAAPPEHDIWALIDASSQLLDEAKKIGRVKSSGGAICFDVVEGGILSGATAKGRYEDLKKLGLTAQPLTILKDHQTKWVSIDEVLETLGVGGELTNAYIQAFKASRLSGEDSEEIKKKLKQSKEAVRNSIKISGGFGKSSKVKVSLIFTQRMRVKGPSKEERESYRTLLKLFNAWFNAKDCGAGFPSSDVERAIKILGGGVI; encoded by the coding sequence ATGACTCTCTACGAGGTTAAAGACAAGGATGTAGAGAGTTGGCGTAAAGCGATCGAGGGGCTAAAAACCTTCTTAGAAAAGGTATCCAAGTATATTCAATTGGTTGCGGTCGAACCCGTCAAACGCCTCGAACTCCTAGCTGACATGATCTCACTATACTTCAAACTACCTCTAATAGAAGAGCCACTCCCAACCATAACATACAGCCCACTAAAACTCTATATGATCAGCAGATGGATGACCGCACCCCGAATCTCAGTAGAAGAGTGGATCAGCGACCTCTACACCTATGCTGAAAATTCTATTAAAGCATTTGACGAGTTTTGTAAGGAAAAGGAAGGAAAAGAAATATTTGAAATATTTGACGGCGAGCTAAACAAAGCGGTTAGGAAGAGTTGGTTATTTTTACCAAGCGACACAAGACCTGGGTTAAACATTTCAAGCCTTATACCGCACCTACTCCTAACCTCATCCATCACTTGGTGTGAGTCGGTCAACAGAAGGTTGGAAAGAGAAGAAGCCGCGGTTTTAAGAATCGCAGCGCTGCTACACGACGTAGGAAAGCCTTTCAACTATAAAGAGCACTACGAGGTTTCCTCTCATATCGCCGAAGAGTTAACGAAACAATTACCTCTTCAGGAAAACCATCGGAATAAGATTATCAAATACGTTAAAGAGCACCACCGTGATGAAAAGGTACCGCCGCTAGATCTTCTAGTAAAAGCAGACCACTTTGCTTCAGCCATAGATAGAATAACAAACATTGCGAAAAAGTTAGTCGGAGACAGAATTAATGAACTTGCGGCACAGTTCTCTCTAGATCCTAAAAATGCCTATGGAGTTGGAGCTCGCAGCTGGGAATTCTGGAGAAAAATCGGAGAGGATGCGGAGCGATTTAAAATACTATGTGAAGTTTTCATCAATAAGCTGAGAGAGTTGTCAGATAAAAAAGAGTTCAAGGAGATCATAGCGGAGGAACGTGATGAGGAGAATGTTGTCCGCGATGTTAGCCTCTGTTACATTGATATAGGTGGGATTCAAGACTTCATTATGCGGACGAGAGAGCTACGTTGCGTCGCAGCCTCAAGTTTACTCGTCGATTACGCTACTGTAGCCTACATACCACTTCTACTCCAACTGGAGCTAGAGAGGGAGCCTAAAGTTTGGTTGCCGTTTGAATCCTTCCTCTACAACCTAGGAGGCGTCGTATTATTTGTAGCCCCAACCAAGCTGGCAGATCAGCTTGAGCAAAAATGGGACGCCATTAGGAGACGCTTCGAAGGTTACTTCGACCTCTACTTCGCTCACACACCGCTCAGCACAAGCTACTACAAAACCTACGGCCGGCTGTATTCTGAAATGGCTCTTAAAAAGATAACATCTCAACCACTCAGAGAATCGGCTAGGCGTCTTCTACAAAGATCTGGGGCACGGGAGCTATGCCAAAAGTGCTACAGCGAGCCAGCAGTAAAGCAGACAGAGTTTGGTGAGAAGTTCTGCGAGCTCTGCTCTAAACTCTATGAGCTTGGCAGCGAGATGCACTTTGGGAAAAGATGGCAGAGCGAGTTTACAGTCGGGGGCTCACAGGTTAAGCCAGAGGAGTGCTTTAACATAGCTTATGATGAGCTAATCAAGAGGCAGTATGACATCATGTATTTTATCGCTGGACATAGTAGGGAGGAGATAGAGGGGCGTGAGAGAAAGAGGAACATAGCTTTGATAAAGGTCGATGGTAACCTTATGGGCGTATTCTTCGCGAAATCGATTTCTATCGCAGATGCTGTGGAAAGGAGCGCGCGAGTCGACTTAGCTTTGAAAGAAGCCTTCGAAGACGCCACCTCGAGAATCCTTAAAGCGGTAAGCGGTGTGGATGGGGTTACTGCGAAGCAGACGATAGCCGCGTTGAAGCTAGGTCTTCTCTATATGGGTGGTGATGACGCGCTCATAATATGTCCGAGCTGGGTTGCCCTCCCGCTGGCTGTTGACATAGCTAGAGCCTTTAATGAGAAGATGGGTGGTGAATGTAGCTTAAGCGTTGGTCTCGTAGCAGCGCCACCTGAGCACGACATCTGGGCTCTGATAGACGCCTCCTCACAGCTTTTGGATGAAGCGAAGAAGATTGGTAGAGTGAAGAGCAGCGGGGGCGCAATATGCTTCGATGTGGTCGAGGGAGGTATTCTATCTGGTGCGACGGCGAAGGGGCGGTATGAAGACCTTAAGAAGCTTGGTTTGACAGCACAGCCACTCACAATACTAAAAGATCACCAGACGAAATGGGTCTCCATCGACGAAGTTTTAGAGACGCTAGGGGTAGGCGGTGAATTAACCAATGCATATATACAAGCTTTTAAAGCATCGAGGTTAAGCGGAGAAGACAGCGAAGAAATTAAGAAGAAGCTGAAGCAGAGTAAGGAGGCAGTAAGGAACTCCATTAAGATCAGCGGAGGTTTTGGTAAGAGTAGTAAGGTTAAGGTCAGCCTGATATTTACGCAACGTATGCGTGTAAAAGGCCCATCAAAAGAGGAGAGAGAAAGCTATAGAACATTGTTGAAGCTATTCAATGCATGGTTTAATGCAAAAGATTGCGGAGCAGGTTTCCCCAGCTCCGATGTAGAAAGAGCGATAAAGATTCTTGGGGGCGGTGTTATCTGA
- a CDS encoding CRISPR-associated RAMP protein → MRFWTSGRVLLRETVIEGELVNEAPLRIGAEATVDLALIRIRHQGEVKPYIPGSSLKGVFRTNAGLLLSIKDSKIKPCDGLARSTCVDRDDLGVFIEKMLREGRAEEAMKSFFEKACLLCKVFGAPYYAGRVSFSDAYPIQPYTIGTRTGISIDRKTGSVYKGALYTVEYIELGAVFSFKLYARNLPNYVLGMLAATIRRINEGEAKIGGFKSRGFGKVRIEKLKIMNRDSGSKELKLPSLEEGVDQPIEVGGLARLEDGWLVAEGGGCQTLLKKLEEVWEAAKL, encoded by the coding sequence ATGAGATTCTGGACCTCAGGCAGAGTTTTACTCCGCGAGACAGTAATAGAAGGGGAACTGGTAAACGAGGCGCCTCTGCGGATAGGCGCTGAAGCGACAGTCGACTTAGCTTTAATTAGAATAAGGCATCAAGGCGAAGTCAAACCTTACATACCGGGCTCAAGCCTAAAAGGTGTGTTTAGAACTAATGCTGGTTTACTCCTCTCTATTAAAGATTCGAAAATAAAACCCTGTGATGGGTTAGCAAGATCAACATGCGTAGATAGAGATGATTTAGGTGTTTTTATAGAAAAGATGCTAAGAGAGGGGCGTGCTGAAGAAGCTATGAAAAGTTTCTTTGAAAAAGCGTGTTTGTTATGTAAGGTTTTTGGGGCACCATACTATGCCGGAAGGGTGAGCTTCTCGGACGCCTACCCTATCCAACCATACACCATCGGTACGAGGACTGGCATATCTATTGATAGGAAGACAGGGTCGGTTTACAAGGGCGCACTCTACACAGTCGAATACATCGAACTCGGTGCTGTATTTAGCTTTAAGCTGTACGCAAGAAACCTACCAAACTATGTGTTGGGTATGCTTGCAGCAACGATAAGGAGGATAAATGAGGGCGAGGCGAAGATAGGCGGCTTCAAATCCAGAGGTTTCGGCAAAGTAAGAATAGAGAAGCTGAAGATAATGAATAGAGATAGCGGTAGCAAGGAGCTAAAGCTACCTTCTCTTGAAGAAGGTGTTGATCAACCAATAGAAGTAGGCGGTTTAGCTAGATTGGAAGACGGCTGGCTAGTAGCGGAAGGGGGTGGCTGCCAAACCCTACTAAAGAAGCTGGAAGAGGTGTGGGAAGCTGCCAAGCTATAG
- a CDS encoding CRISPR-associated protein Csm3, translating into MKAGYLDDVRDFDRLRSLIRVSGTLVNLAPLRVGMGREPPLATVDNTFLRIRRGGKEIPYIPGSTIKGVLRNYFEQLARLKYPELHDPWDQDKIEKEAEEGDFCVVCGTFGSTKIASHIRVFDAYPTSKVTTNIKTCVGIDREFQAARPAILYTEEFIEPGYEWSFKMDIINIQFPGGGDERSLLLTETIRALKLRLISFGARKSVGFGQIQLKEAKWVKYVVEESVLKEEGSGNI; encoded by the coding sequence GTGAAAGCTGGTTACCTAGATGATGTTAGAGATTTCGATAGACTCAGAAGCCTAATCAGGGTGAGTGGTACCCTCGTTAATTTAGCGCCTCTTAGAGTAGGCATGGGTAGAGAGCCACCACTAGCAACAGTAGACAACACATTCTTGAGGATTAGAAGGGGCGGCAAAGAAATACCTTACATACCAGGATCTACAATAAAAGGAGTATTGAGGAACTACTTTGAACAACTCGCTAGATTAAAGTATCCAGAGTTGCATGACCCTTGGGATCAAGATAAGATCGAGAAAGAGGCAGAAGAAGGGGATTTTTGCGTCGTCTGCGGCACCTTCGGCAGCACCAAAATAGCTAGTCACATCAGAGTTTTCGACGCTTACCCAACAAGTAAAGTTACCACAAACATCAAGACCTGCGTCGGCATAGATCGAGAATTCCAGGCTGCAAGACCAGCTATACTTTATACTGAGGAGTTCATCGAACCGGGTTACGAATGGTCTTTTAAAATGGACATCATCAATATACAATTTCCTGGAGGAGGCGATGAACGCTCACTATTGTTAACAGAAACAATAAGAGCCCTGAAACTCAGATTAATTAGCTTCGGCGCTAGGAAGAGTGTAGGATTTGGTCAAATTCAACTCAAAGAAGCAAAGTGGGTAAAATATGTAGTTGAGGAAAGTGTGTTAAAGGAAGAGGGGTCGGGTAACATTTGA
- a CDS encoding CRISPR-associated DxTHG motif protein translates to MWLGMVDVVVSVWGDPSRWKPVEGYCVELPGGGSFTASRTYRCSLGALMEAFSGSRVLLFASSTLGDPSVGRYSSLVDSVCGLVEFYLRGGEYCSDASRVGVVVLPGVGRFERGVVRSFLGGLGQFRVAAFLKALDFFTEFRPERVVLDLTHGLNYMPTYVRLSVFDALTCYSALAKTEVKLLVYNSEPFPEGAEEASGLNIMLVEDYIFKPAWALGRLYDLLASAFTTGFKPTPIRSVFGRRPPSYSEGGWRSLYRCVERLVKAASWGLIIPLAESLEELSSLDLESLKRELERFSYLRDCEDLVEVSERRLRYLFSPVYEAALLLGFAEALRSLDLKVRRVDGGFSGSELRALGDALLQKTPLELFKYEWSQIADRVRLLRHLGFDVGCWRRLKAYTEVGNLRFRGISLLEYMRKAESFDVGKILSELGGEVDRALAEGERVADIEGRNFIAHAGLERNITLVSARGDDIFVKYDEGLRDRVDKVMQGLS, encoded by the coding sequence ATGTGGTTAGGTATGGTCGATGTTGTTGTTTCTGTTTGGGGTGATCCTTCCCGCTGGAAGCCTGTTGAGGGTTACTGTGTTGAGTTGCCTGGTGGCGGCTCCTTCACAGCTTCTAGGACTTATAGGTGTAGTTTGGGTGCTTTGATGGAGGCTTTTAGCGGCTCTAGGGTTTTGTTGTTCGCCTCTTCTACGCTCGGCGACCCGTCGGTTGGGCGCTATAGTAGTTTAGTCGATTCTGTTTGTGGTCTTGTTGAGTTTTATCTGCGTGGTGGCGAGTACTGTTCTGATGCCTCTAGGGTTGGTGTGGTCGTTCTGCCAGGTGTGGGTAGGTTTGAGCGTGGTGTGGTTAGGTCGTTTTTGGGTGGTTTGGGTCAGTTTAGGGTGGCTGCCTTCCTGAAGGCGCTCGACTTCTTCACCGAGTTTAGGCCTGAGAGGGTCGTCTTGGATCTGACGCACGGCTTGAACTACATGCCTACCTATGTGAGGCTTTCGGTCTTCGACGCCTTAACCTGCTACTCCGCCCTCGCTAAGACTGAGGTTAAGCTGCTCGTCTATAACTCAGAGCCCTTCCCAGAGGGCGCTGAGGAAGCTAGTGGGCTTAACATTATGCTCGTAGAGGATTATATATTTAAGCCCGCTTGGGCTTTGGGTAGGCTTTACGACCTCCTAGCCTCAGCGTTCACCACAGGGTTTAAGCCTACGCCGATAAGGTCTGTGTTCGGTAGGAGGCCACCATCTTATTCTGAGGGTGGGTGGCGTAGCCTCTATAGGTGTGTGGAGAGGCTCGTTAAAGCAGCTTCTTGGGGGCTCATCATACCTTTGGCTGAGTCTCTTGAGGAGCTTTCCTCTCTTGATCTCGAATCGCTTAAGCGTGAGCTCGAGCGCTTCTCCTACCTCCGCGACTGCGAGGATCTGGTTGAGGTGAGTGAGCGCAGACTACGCTACCTCTTCAGCCCAGTTTATGAAGCCGCTCTTCTGCTCGGTTTCGCCGAGGCTCTTAGGTCTCTTGATCTTAAGGTTAGGCGTGTGGATGGCGGGTTTAGTGGTAGTGAGTTGAGGGCGTTGGGTGATGCGCTGCTTCAGAAGACACCTCTCGAGCTCTTTAAGTACGAGTGGAGCCAGATTGCGGATAGGGTGAGGCTGCTTAGACACTTGGGTTTTGATGTTGGTTGCTGGAGGCGCCTCAAAGCTTACACCGAGGTGGGGAACTTGAGGTTCAGGGGTATTTCTTTGCTCGAGTATATGCGTAAAGCTGAAAGCTTCGATGTGGGGAAGATTTTGAGTGAGTTGGGGGGTGAAGTTGATAGGGCTTTGGCTGAGGGTGAGAGGGTAGCTGACATCGAGGGTAGGAACTTTATAGCGCACGCTGGGCTTGAGAGAAACATCACGCTAGTCTCGGCTAGAGGCGATGACATCTTTGTTAAGTATGATGAGGGTCTGAGGGATAGAGTTGACAAGGTTATGCAGGGTCTTAGCTAA
- the cas4 gene encoding CRISPR-associated protein Cas4 produces the protein MSEDELDLIPVKWIEVYHYCPRIIYFMGVLGFRERETALMSEGREAEEGEEEREKRRHTLLAKRGERVLERWQKLALRSEALGLIGVVDLVVKTESGLKVVEIKNTGAKRLLPGYLYQTVAYALLAEEALKQPVRSIIIHHLKGGRTFEVNLTDELRKHVKWTISKIRKIISEEKMPATRRLKECKGCGYQKICRRL, from the coding sequence TTGTCTGAGGATGAGTTAGACCTCATACCTGTGAAGTGGATCGAAGTCTACCACTACTGCCCCAGAATCATCTACTTCATGGGCGTCTTGGGGTTCAGGGAGAGGGAAACCGCTTTGATGAGCGAGGGTAGGGAGGCTGAGGAGGGTGAAGAGGAGAGGGAGAAGAGGAGGCATACGCTTCTAGCGAAGAGAGGTGAGAGGGTTTTGGAGAGGTGGCAGAAGCTAGCGCTCAGATCAGAGGCGCTCGGCTTGATAGGTGTGGTCGACTTAGTTGTGAAGACGGAGAGCGGGCTGAAGGTTGTCGAAATCAAGAACACTGGAGCCAAGAGGCTGCTACCAGGCTACCTCTACCAGACCGTAGCATACGCCTTGTTGGCTGAGGAGGCGCTCAAACAGCCCGTCAGAAGCATCATAATACACCACCTGAAAGGCGGTAGGACATTCGAAGTAAACCTGACAGACGAGCTCAGAAAGCACGTGAAGTGGACAATTTCCAAGATCAGAAAGATAATCTCAGAGGAGAAGATGCCAGCAACGAGAAGGTTGAAGGAGTGCAAGGGCTGCGGATACCAAAAAATCTGCAGAAGGCTCTAA
- the cas2 gene encoding CRISPR-associated endonuclease Cas2 codes for MFTLVIYDISDDDLRARVAQACKRFGLVRVQRSAFSGRIPSSLRRELISVLSKMVEGTEDNIQVYVVCEPDMSLRVELGKPFKGEESDMLV; via the coding sequence ATGTTTACGCTCGTCATCTACGATATAAGCGACGATGATTTGAGGGCTAGAGTTGCCCAAGCGTGCAAGAGGTTCGGTTTGGTTAGGGTGCAGAGGAGCGCCTTCTCAGGTAGGATCCCGAGCTCCTTAAGGAGGGAGCTCATCTCAGTTTTAAGTAAGATGGTTGAGGGCACTGAGGATAACATTCAGGTTTATGTTGTGTGTGAGCCGGATATGTCGCTGAGGGTTGAGTTGGGCAAGCCGTTTAAGGGTGAGGAGAGCGATATGCTTGTCTGA
- the cas1 gene encoding CRISPR-associated endonuclease Cas1, with translation MRLVVNEPGLFLGTRGGVITVSKRREKRLEVPVAKVDMVVVLTRGASFSSALVRLLSKHNVPIVFYSPLGLPLSVCRGLTAGSVALRKRQYEAQSGETGFMLAKLFAEGKMLNQTSLLYSMARNREVSDQPLAKHLHEACRLVRDVVRRVREVGLDNGGREELVRLEAEAAKIYWDGVKQALSKVIEFPGRRKRFENPSDPVNISLNYLYSVLAGECLVDVEACGLDPYAGFLHADSPRRPALVMDLMEEFRQQVVDRVVFRLAFERKLDGVVEAGRLKREARMMLYRAFAERLNTSVTFLNRSLAISEHMLLQARRVAEHIMGRCEYTPFVL, from the coding sequence TTGAGGCTTGTTGTGAACGAGCCTGGCCTATTCTTAGGCACTAGAGGTGGTGTGATAACCGTGAGTAAGAGGCGTGAGAAGAGGCTTGAGGTGCCTGTCGCTAAGGTTGATATGGTGGTCGTCTTAACTAGGGGCGCATCCTTCTCCTCAGCCTTAGTCAGACTCCTTTCAAAGCATAACGTCCCAATCGTCTTCTACTCCCCATTAGGACTACCCTTATCCGTCTGCAGAGGCTTAACAGCTGGTAGCGTAGCACTCAGGAAGAGGCAGTATGAGGCGCAGAGCGGCGAAACAGGCTTTATGTTGGCTAAGCTGTTTGCTGAAGGTAAGATGCTGAACCAAACTAGCCTCCTATACTCTATGGCTAGGAATAGGGAGGTGAGCGACCAGCCTCTAGCGAAGCATCTACACGAAGCATGCAGGCTGGTTAGGGATGTGGTTAGGAGGGTTAGGGAGGTTGGGCTTGATAACGGCGGTAGGGAGGAGTTGGTCAGGTTGGAGGCCGAGGCCGCTAAGATCTACTGGGATGGTGTGAAGCAGGCTCTTTCGAAGGTCATCGAATTTCCGGGTAGGAGGAAGAGGTTCGAGAACCCATCAGACCCGGTTAACATATCCCTCAACTACCTCTATAGTGTGCTTGCTGGTGAATGCCTCGTTGACGTCGAGGCTTGTGGGCTCGACCCATATGCTGGCTTCCTACACGCCGACAGCCCTAGGAGGCCGGCGCTCGTCATGGATCTTATGGAGGAGTTTAGGCAGCAGGTTGTGGATAGGGTTGTCTTCAGGCTCGCCTTCGAGAGGAAGCTCGATGGCGTAGTAGAGGCTGGGAGGTTGAAGAGGGAGGCTAGGATGATGCTCTACAGGGCTTTCGCCGAGAGGCTCAACACGAGCGTCACGTTTCTGAACAGGAGCCTAGCGATATCTGAGCACATGCTTCTTCAAGCCAGGAGGGTCGCTGAGCACATTATGGGTAGGTGTGAATACACACCCTTCGTCTTGTAG